A stretch of the Bacteroidota bacterium genome encodes the following:
- a CDS encoding glycosyltransferase, with protein MDISIVVPFLNEEESIQDLSDWIAKVMLAHNFSYEIVWIDDGSTDSSWSIVEKLCAENELNKGIKFRRNYGKSAALNSGFEVVTGNVVITMDADLQDSPEEIPALYDLIIKDDYDLVSGWKQKRHDPISKRWPSKVYNSINRSITGIKLHDFNCGLKAYKKAVVKNIEIYGEMHRFVPVIAKWAGFSKITEKIVSHQKRQHGNSKFGFERYRRGFLDLISISFVSRFGKRPMHLFGSLGAILFLIGLGIAGYLAYAKIFMQGYLMTDRPIFYFGILAMILGTQLFMTGFLAEMISRNSSERNKYQIEKKLGVD; from the coding sequence ATGGATATTTCAATTGTCGTTCCTTTTTTAAATGAAGAGGAATCAATTCAGGATTTGAGTGATTGGATAGCTAAAGTTATGTTGGCGCATAACTTTAGCTATGAAATTGTATGGATAGATGATGGAAGCACTGATTCATCCTGGTCCATTGTTGAAAAACTTTGTGCCGAAAATGAATTGAATAAAGGGATTAAGTTTCGACGGAATTATGGAAAGTCGGCAGCTTTGAATTCAGGTTTTGAAGTGGTTACAGGCAATGTCGTAATTACGATGGACGCCGACCTTCAGGATAGTCCCGAAGAAATTCCGGCACTGTATGACCTTATCATAAAAGATGATTATGATTTGGTTTCGGGATGGAAGCAAAAACGCCACGATCCAATTTCGAAACGTTGGCCATCGAAAGTTTACAATTCTATAAATAGGAGTATTACCGGTATCAAGCTACACGATTTTAATTGCGGGTTGAAAGCTTATAAAAAAGCAGTTGTAAAAAATATTGAAATTTACGGTGAAATGCATCGTTTTGTGCCGGTCATAGCAAAATGGGCAGGTTTTTCAAAGATTACTGAAAAGATTGTTTCGCATCAAAAAAGGCAACACGGCAATTCCAAGTTCGGTTTCGAACGATACAGGAGAGGCTTTTTGGATTTGATTTCAATCAGTTTTGTGTCAAGGTTTGGTAAACGTCCAATGCATTTATTTGGATCATTAGGTGCAATTCTTTTTTTGATCGGATTAGGGATTGCCGGTTATTTGGCATATGCAAAGATATTTATGCAGGGATATTTGATGACAGACAGGCCAATTTTTTACTTTGGCATTCTGGCAATGATTTTAGGGACCCAATTGTTTATGACCGGGTTTTTGGCCGAAATGATTTCCCGTAATTCTTCTGAACGTAATAAATATCAGATTGAGAAAAAACTCGGGGTCGACTAA
- a CDS encoding threonylcarbamoyl-AMP synthase, which translates to MLLKIHPDNPNPRHIQTVLDCLNDGGIIIYPTDTVYGIGCDIYKTKAVEKIALIKGIKKEKANFSFICSNLSHISDFTRPINNEVYKLMKRNLPGPFTFILEANNKVPKLFQSKKKTVGIRVPDNNIIHEIVQKLGNPIMSSSVYDEDEIIEYATDPELIHEKYGHLVDIVIDGGYGDNLPSTIVDCTQDQITVIREGKGILQ; encoded by the coding sequence ATGTTACTCAAAATACATCCTGATAATCCGAACCCTCGCCATATTCAAACAGTACTCGATTGTTTAAATGATGGAGGAATAATCATATACCCAACCGATACTGTGTATGGAATTGGATGTGACATTTACAAAACAAAGGCTGTTGAAAAAATTGCATTGATTAAAGGAATAAAAAAAGAAAAAGCCAATTTCTCGTTTATCTGCTCAAATTTAAGCCACATCTCCGATTTTACCCGTCCGATAAACAATGAAGTTTATAAATTGATGAAAAGGAACCTCCCTGGCCCTTTTACATTCATCTTAGAGGCTAACAATAAGGTTCCTAAATTGTTCCAAAGCAAAAAGAAAACAGTGGGTATCAGGGTTCCTGACAATAATATAATTCATGAAATCGTTCAGAAATTAGGGAACCCTATTATGTCTTCTTCAGTTTATGACGAGGATGAAATAATAGAATACGCAACCGATCCTGAATTGATCCATGAAAAGTATGGGCATTTAGTTGACATTGTAATTGACGGTGGGTATGGCGACAACTTACCCTCTACCATTGTAGATTGCACACAGGATCAGAT
- a CDS encoding D-sedoheptulose 7-phosphate isomerase, with amino-acid sequence MKIKEAILESIFIKKTLLESPELLRNIQISADLCVNSLRNGGKILFCGNGGSAADAQHLAAELSGKFYYDRDPLDAEALHVNTSYLTAVANDYSYDEIYARLIKAKGKPKDVLIGISTSGNSANIIRAMQMAKSIGMKTIGLTGESGGKLKMVSDCLINVPSTDTPRIQEAHILVGHIICEIIESEMFPR; translated from the coding sequence ATGAAGATAAAAGAGGCAATATTGGAGTCAATATTCATAAAAAAAACACTTTTAGAGTCTCCTGAACTACTAAGGAATATTCAAATTTCAGCCGATCTTTGTGTGAATTCGTTAAGGAACGGTGGTAAGATTTTGTTTTGTGGTAATGGCGGAAGTGCTGCTGATGCGCAACATTTGGCAGCCGAATTGAGTGGTAAGTTTTATTATGATCGTGATCCACTTGATGCTGAAGCACTGCATGTGAATACATCTTATCTGACAGCAGTTGCAAATGATTATTCGTACGATGAAATCTATGCAAGATTAATCAAGGCAAAAGGTAAACCGAAAGATGTGCTGATAGGAATTTCTACATCCGGAAATTCGGCAAATATTATCAGGGCAATGCAGATGGCAAAAAGTATAGGGATGAAAACAATTGGTTTGACCGGTGAAAGTGGAGGTAAATTAAAGATGGTTTCCGACTGTTTAATTAATGTTCCATCGACCGATACTCCTCGAATTCAGGAAGCGCATATTTTGGTGGGCCATATTATTTGTGAGATCATTGAATCTGAAATGTTCCCAAGATGA
- a CDS encoding glycosyltransferase, which translates to MTKQRSVIIIGSAYPLRGGGIATFNERLAKEFVDLGFDVQIETFKLQYPSILFPGKTQYSDEAAPENLKINVSINSINPFNWIKIGRKIKKLKPDLVVIRFWIPFMAPCLGTIARIIRKNNITKVVAIVDNIVPHEKHFGDRFLANYFVKNVDAFVTMSRSVLAELETFDQAKPKKYTLHPLYDNFGDQIPKKEALAKLKLSEDYRYILFFGFIRQYKGLDLVLMAMAEDWVKAQNIKLIVAGEFYSDSKPYFDLIEQLDIKDKVIMHNDFIPNTEVVNFFCAADIVVQPYKTATQSGVTQVAYHFDKPMIVTNVGGLAEIVPHEKVGYVVDVDHKEIANAIKLFYENDPSSAFINNIKYEKKKYSWGKMIEVIELLQQEINKK; encoded by the coding sequence ATGACTAAGCAAAGAAGTGTTATTATTATTGGTTCTGCTTATCCTCTAAGGGGAGGTGGGATTGCTACTTTTAACGAACGGCTTGCGAAAGAATTTGTTGATCTTGGTTTCGATGTTCAAATCGAAACATTTAAATTACAATACCCTTCTATCCTTTTCCCGGGTAAGACGCAATATTCCGATGAAGCTGCACCCGAAAACCTGAAAATCAATGTCAGTATTAACTCCATAAATCCGTTTAACTGGATTAAAATTGGAAGAAAAATAAAAAAATTAAAGCCTGATTTAGTGGTCATACGTTTCTGGATTCCATTTATGGCACCCTGCCTTGGAACAATCGCCCGGATCATCAGGAAAAACAATATTACTAAGGTTGTAGCCATTGTTGATAATATTGTTCCGCACGAAAAGCATTTTGGTGATCGATTTTTGGCAAATTATTTTGTGAAAAATGTAGATGCTTTCGTAACAATGTCAAGATCTGTTTTGGCAGAATTGGAAACCTTTGATCAGGCAAAACCAAAAAAATACACGCTCCATCCTTTGTACGATAATTTCGGAGATCAGATCCCAAAGAAAGAAGCACTTGCCAAGCTTAAACTGTCGGAAGACTATAGGTATATTCTATTTTTTGGCTTCATCCGTCAATATAAAGGTTTGGATTTAGTACTGATGGCAATGGCCGAAGATTGGGTTAAGGCACAGAACATTAAATTGATCGTTGCAGGTGAGTTTTATAGTGATTCAAAACCTTATTTTGATTTGATCGAACAATTAGACATCAAAGATAAAGTAATCATGCACAATGATTTTATTCCGAATACAGAGGTGGTAAATTTCTTTTGTGCTGCCGATATTGTGGTACAACCATACAAAACCGCAACACAAAGTGGAGTTACACAAGTTGCCTATCATTTTGATAAACCTATGATTGTGACGAATGTTGGAGGCTTGGCAGAAATTGTACCTCACGAAAAAGTGGGTTATGTTGTTGATGTCGATCATAAAGAGATTGCAAATGCGATAAAATTATTTTACGAAAATGATCCTTCATCTGCCTTTATTAATAATATTAAATACGAAAAGAAAAAATATTCCTGGGGGAAAATGATCGAGGTGATCGAATTGCTTCAGCAAGAGATTAATAAAAAATAA
- a CDS encoding DUF4199 domain-containing protein has translation MEENQKSSFKVALNYALITAALLIVIDLIFYVMDTAYDSKIKYVAYLIFIGGIIWGQKVYRDAHSEGLISYGKSFSVGFTVGFFAALIAAVYAYAFMKFFDPTIIAKILETSEQSMINRGDLTDQQIEDALSISAKFTTPLMVSIMALIFNTIAVTIISLVTSIFIKKEAN, from the coding sequence ATGGAAGAAAACCAAAAATCATCATTTAAAGTTGCTTTAAATTATGCACTCATTACAGCGGCTTTGCTTATCGTTATCGATCTCATATTTTATGTGATGGATACTGCTTATGATAGTAAAATTAAATACGTTGCATATCTGATCTTCATTGGAGGAATCATTTGGGGTCAAAAGGTTTATCGTGATGCTCATTCTGAAGGATTAATTAGCTATGGAAAATCCTTTTCCGTGGGTTTTACGGTTGGTTTTTTCGCTGCATTAATTGCTGCAGTTTATGCATATGCATTTATGAAGTTTTTTGACCCGACTATTATCGCAAAAATATTGGAAACTTCGGAACAATCAATGATAAATAGAGGTGATTTGACGGATCAACAAATTGAGGACGCATTGTCAATATCGGCAAAGTTTACAACACCACTTATGGTTTCAATTATGGCATTGATATTCAATACCATTGCTGTAACGATTATTTCGTTAGTAACTTCAATCTTTATTAAAAAAGAAGCAAACTAG
- a CDS encoding HAD family hydrolase encodes MNLVNYHIDKSWTLFLDRDGVINRRIKDDYVKSIAEFVFLEKVPESLEKLTKLFGRIFIVTNQQGVGKGLINLSDLQIIHTFMLNEIEKAGGKIDQVFFCPELNETNHPDRKPQIGMALKAKGEFPEIDFSKSIMVGDSISDIEFGKNAGMRTVFVSAKHKKNDEIGVDAICVSLSNFTDLIINKHSSIINNHSS; translated from the coding sequence ATGAATTTAGTAAATTACCATATCGATAAAAGCTGGACCTTATTTTTGGATAGGGATGGGGTGATTAATCGTCGGATTAAAGATGATTATGTTAAATCAATTGCTGAATTTGTTTTTCTGGAAAAAGTGCCAGAATCTCTTGAAAAATTGACGAAATTATTTGGCAGAATTTTCATTGTAACAAACCAGCAAGGTGTTGGTAAAGGATTGATTAACTTGAGTGATCTGCAGATAATTCATACATTTATGTTGAATGAAATTGAAAAAGCAGGAGGCAAAATTGATCAGGTATTTTTTTGTCCGGAATTAAATGAAACTAATCATCCCGATCGTAAACCACAAATTGGGATGGCCTTGAAAGCTAAGGGTGAATTCCCTGAAATTGATTTTTCAAAATCAATAATGGTAGGCGATTCAATTTCGGATATTGAATTTGGAAAAAATGCAGGAATGAGAACGGTATTCGTTTCAGCAAAACATAAAAAAAATGATGAAATCGGTGTAGATGCTATATGCGTATCTTTATCAAATTTTACAGATTTAATAATAAATAAACATTCATCAATAATAAATAATCATTCATCTTGA